From Triticum aestivum cultivar Chinese Spring chromosome 4A, IWGSC CS RefSeq v2.1, whole genome shotgun sequence, a single genomic window includes:
- the LOC123088582 gene encoding sucrose:sucrose 1-fructosyltransferase, with protein MESHAVPSEQPAYKPLPSTANEDAHEHQGGGVRWRACAAVLAASAVVLVAATTLGRGARVDEDAGGFPWSNEMLQWQRAAFHFQPEKNFMSDPNGLVYYRGWYHLFYQYNPKGIAWAFGILWGHAASRDLVHWRQLPLAVLPDQWYDIQGVLSGSITVLPNGTLIMLYTGATNVSTVEVQCVAVPEDPNDPLLRRWTKHPANPVLSSPPWISTNDFRDPTSAWYDGSDHTWRTVLGSKDDHNGHHAGIAFMYKTKDFLHYELVPGILHRVENTGEWECIDFYPVGGDDNSSQVLYVLKASMDDERHDYYSLGRYDAAANTWTPVDPEADLGIGLRYDWGKLYASSSFYDPVKRRRIMMGYVGEVDSVQADVAKGWASIQSVPRTVALDDKTRTNLLLWHVEEIETLRLNATELSDITIETGSVFHVPLRQADQLDIEASFRLDASAITALNEADIGYNCSSSGGAASRGALGPFGLIVLASSDRCGEQTAVYFYVSRGLDGALQTSFCQDESRSSRARDVTKRVVGSTVPVLDGEALSMRVLVDHSIVQSFAMGGRCTVTSRVYPMEAIYEAAGVYLFNNATNSSVMAERLVVHEMDSAPNEIITDDKYLHFE; from the exons ATGGAGTCACACGCCGTTCCTAGCGAGCAGCCCGCGTACAAGCCGCTGCCATCCACCGCCAACGAGGACGCCCATGAGCACCAGGGCGGCGGCGTGAGGTGGCGCGCGTGCGCTGCCGTGCTGGCGGCCTCGGCCGTGGTGCTCGTCGCCGCCACCACGCTAGGAAGAGGAGCCAGGGTGGACGAGGACGCCGGCGGGTTCCCGTGGAGCAACGAGATGCTGCAGTGGCAGCGAGCCGCGTTCCATTTCCAGCCGGAGAAGAACTTCATGAGCG ATCCCAACG GTCTGGTATACTACCGTGGATGGTACCACCTGTTCTACCAGTACAACCCGAAGGGCATCGCCTGGGCCTTTGGCATTTTGTGGGGCCATGCCGCGTCCCGAGACCTCGTCCACTGGCGCCAACTCCCATTGGCTGTGCTTCCTGACCAGTGGTATGACATTCAAGGTGTCTTGTCAGGCAGCATCACTGTGCTTCCTAACGGCACGCTCATCATGCTCTACACTGGTGCCACCAATGTCTCCACCGTCGAGGTCCAGTGTGTTGCCGTGCCCGAAGACCCAAACGACCCCCTCCTCCGCCGCTGGACCAAGCACCCCGCTAACCCCGTCCTCTCCTCGCCACCGTGGATCAGCACCAACGACTTCCGAGACCCCACCTCCGCGTGGTATGATGGCTCTGATCACACATGGCGCACCGTCCTCGGGTCCAAGGATGATCACAATGGTCACCATGCCGGCATCGCCTTCATGTACAAGACTAAGGACTTCCTTCACTATGAGCTCGTCCCTGGCATCTTGCACCGCGTCGAGAACACCGGCGAGTGGGAGTGCATCGACTTCTACCCAGTCGGTGGCGACGACAACTCATCACAAGTGTTATACGTGCTCAAGGCGAGCATGGACGACGAACGACATGACTACTACTCGCTGGGGAGGTATGACGCGGCGGCAAACACGTGGACGCCAGTGGACCCCGAGGCCGACTTGGGGATCGGGCTGAGGTACGACTGGGGCAAGCTTTATGCATCCAGCTCATTCTATGATCCGGTGAAGCGGCGGCGCATTATGATGGGTTATGTCGGTGAGGTCGACTCCGTGCAGGCCGACGTCGCCAAAGGATGGGCCTCAATCCAG TCAGTTCCAAGGACGGTGGCTCTGGATGACAAAACCAGGACAAACCTCCTCTTATGGCATGTGGAGGAGATCGAGACCCTTCGCCTCAATGCCACCGAACTAAGCGACATCACCATCGAAACTGGCTCTGTCTTCCATGTCCCTCTCCGCCAAGCTGATCAACTCGACATCGAGGCCTCCTTCCGCCTTGACGCTTCTGCTATCACTGCCCTCAATGAGGCCGACATCGGCTACAACTGCAGCAGCAGCGGTGGTGCTGCCTCCCGCGGTGCGCTTGGCCCCTTTGGCCTCATCGTCCTCGCATCCAGCGACCGTTGTGGTGAGCAGACGGCGGTGTACTTCTATGTGTCCAGGGGCCTCGACGGGGCCCTTCAGACCAGTTTTTGCCAAGACGAGTCACGTTCTTCACGAGCCAGGGACGTGACGAAGCGGGTGGTGGGAAGCACGGTACCAGTGCTAGATGGTGAGGCTTTGTCGATGAGGGTGCTTGTGGACCACTCCATTGTGCAGAGCTTTGCGATGGGCGGGAGGTGCACAGTGACATCACGGGTGTATCCTATGGAGGCGATCTATGAGGCGGCAGGGGTGTACCTGTTCAACAATGCCACCAACAGCAGTGTGATGGCGGAAAGACTTGTCGTGCACGAGATGGACTCCGCACCCAACGAGATCATCACGGATGATAAATATTTGCATTTTGAATGA